In Bacillota bacterium, the following are encoded in one genomic region:
- a CDS encoding cyclic-di-AMP receptor: protein MKLVIAIVHDRDKNKISDALLRNGFKFTKVASTGGFLREGNVTLFIGVEDEDLDQVLRLIGESCKTREQYVNVLPPDAAPVGAFVPNPVKVLVGGAIVFVVNVERFERF, encoded by the coding sequence ATGAAACTGGTCATCGCTATCGTGCATGACCGCGACAAGAACAAGATTTCGGATGCGCTGCTACGCAACGGCTTCAAGTTCACGAAGGTGGCAAGCACAGGCGGTTTCCTGCGCGAGGGCAACGTGACCCTCTTCATCGGCGTGGAGGACGAAGACCTCGACCAGGTGCTTCGCCTCATCGGAGAGAGCTGCAAGACGCGCGAGCAGTACGTGAACGTACTACCGCCGGATGCTGCGCCGGTAGGGGCGTTCGTGCCGAACCCGGTCAAGGTGCTGGTGGGAGGCGCGATTGTCTTCGTCGTGAACGTGGAGCGTTTCGAACGTTTTTGA
- the rnc gene encoding ribonuclease III yields the protein MSPREFCRKIQIPETCAPLVEQALTHRSVLAEGAAQSNERLEFLGDAVLGLIVTEELFHLFPNHTEGDLSRARALVVSRRTLAQVAKQLGVDQVLRLSAGEEAQGGRQRSSILADAVEALIAAVYLQAGMEETRRFVLQILGDVIHRAPDASRAHDYKSRLQEKTHALLHETPEYEVVSTTGADHDKTFCVQVRLGEVVLGTGTGKSKKEAEQAAAREALLKLEQAGNQRSETKYDFECPLLT from the coding sequence ATGTCCCCGCGGGAGTTTTGCCGGAAAATCCAGATTCCAGAAACCTGCGCCCCGCTGGTGGAGCAGGCGTTGACGCATCGCTCCGTACTGGCAGAGGGCGCGGCGCAGAGCAACGAACGTCTGGAGTTTCTCGGCGATGCCGTGCTTGGTCTGATTGTCACCGAAGAGCTGTTTCATCTTTTCCCCAATCACACGGAGGGCGACCTGTCACGTGCCCGTGCGCTCGTGGTGAGCCGACGGACTCTGGCTCAGGTGGCAAAGCAGCTTGGGGTGGACCAGGTGTTGCGCCTGAGCGCGGGGGAAGAGGCGCAGGGTGGACGCCAACGCAGCAGCATTCTGGCAGACGCTGTGGAAGCGTTGATTGCGGCGGTATATCTGCAAGCAGGCATGGAAGAAACGCGGCGGTTTGTGTTGCAGATACTGGGCGACGTCATCCATAGGGCGCCGGATGCCTCTCGCGCTCACGATTACAAGTCGCGGTTGCAGGAGAAAACACACGCCCTGCTGCATGAGACCCCTGAGTATGAGGTGGTCTCCACCACCGGAGCGGACCACGATAAAACCTTCTGTGTACAGGTACGCCTGGGTGAAGTTGTACTGGGCACCGGAACGGGCAAGAGCAAGAAGGAAGCGGAACAGGCGGCGGCACGCGAGGCGCTACTAAAACTGGAACAGGCGGGGAACCAACGCAGTGAAACCAAATATGATTTCGAATGCCCTCTCTTGACATAG
- a CDS encoding AAA family ATPase, translating to MSSFTSLTGAQILQRPKTQLRVTDNLDELLAVLPPQVRRALEQEPSLEDLLEVILDLGREPQARFPDRTLQLSNMEVTEADIDYVVQRVGAFGKDNRAGIERTLHRISAIRNRQGRIIGLTCRVGRAVFGTIDIIQDVIERGKSVLMLGRPGIGKTTKLREIARVLADEFNKRVVIVDTSNEIAGDGDIPHPAIGMARRMQVASPELQHAVMIEAVENHMPEVIVIDEIGTEAEAFAARTIAERGVQLIGTAHGNSLENLLMNPTLCDLVGGIQAVTLSDEEARRRGTQKTVLERKAPPTFDIIIEMIEKDKLAIHHDVASTVDRILRGETPRPEVRVRLPDGTIQVVQAGDAPEPARETGTLVVRSSSQVRERRQLPSTVRIFPYGVSRNRLERAIRELRVPAYIVRDVQQADVVIALKANARREPTRMKEVSARGLPVYVVKSNTYAQIAGSVQDIFAMRPPEGWEDSEPALDPTEAALMETEAAIQEVLRTSMPVDLSPQNSYIRRLQHQLVEKYRLVSESVGVEPNRRVRISPP from the coding sequence ATGAGCAGCTTCACTTCCTTAACTGGCGCGCAGATATTGCAGCGCCCGAAGACGCAGTTGCGTGTCACCGACAATCTGGACGAGTTGCTGGCGGTGTTGCCGCCGCAGGTGCGTCGCGCCCTCGAACAGGAGCCGAGTCTGGAAGACCTTTTGGAGGTCATTCTCGACCTTGGTCGGGAGCCTCAGGCACGTTTTCCGGATCGCACCCTCCAGCTGAGCAACATGGAGGTGACGGAGGCAGACATCGACTACGTGGTGCAACGCGTGGGCGCGTTCGGCAAGGACAACCGTGCGGGCATCGAGCGTACCCTTCACCGCATCTCCGCTATCCGCAACCGGCAGGGGCGCATCATCGGGCTAACCTGCCGCGTGGGACGGGCGGTCTTCGGCACTATTGACATCATTCAGGACGTTATCGAGCGCGGCAAGAGCGTGCTGATGCTGGGGCGTCCCGGCATCGGCAAGACCACCAAGCTGCGCGAAATCGCCCGCGTTCTCGCCGACGAATTCAACAAGCGCGTGGTAATTGTGGACACCTCCAACGAAATCGCCGGCGATGGCGACATCCCGCACCCCGCGATTGGCATGGCGCGGCGCATGCAGGTAGCTTCGCCCGAACTGCAGCACGCGGTGATGATCGAGGCGGTAGAGAACCACATGCCGGAGGTCATTGTTATCGACGAAATCGGCACGGAGGCAGAGGCGTTCGCCGCACGTACCATCGCCGAACGCGGGGTGCAGCTAATCGGTACGGCGCATGGCAACTCGCTCGAAAACCTGCTGATGAACCCCACCCTGTGCGACCTGGTGGGAGGCATTCAGGCGGTGACCCTCTCCGACGAAGAGGCACGCCGACGCGGCACGCAGAAAACGGTACTGGAGCGGAAGGCGCCACCTACCTTCGACATCATCATCGAGATGATCGAGAAGGACAAACTGGCGATACACCATGACGTTGCCAGCACCGTTGACCGCATCCTGCGCGGAGAGACGCCTCGTCCGGAGGTGCGTGTGCGCCTGCCGGATGGCACGATTCAGGTCGTTCAGGCAGGAGATGCACCCGAACCCGCGCGCGAAACCGGCACGCTGGTGGTGCGTTCGTCCAGCCAGGTGCGTGAGCGGCGTCAGTTGCCCTCCACCGTGCGCATCTTCCCTTACGGGGTCAGTCGTAACCGCCTCGAGCGCGCGATTCGCGAGTTGCGCGTGCCTGCCTACATTGTGCGAGACGTGCAGCAGGCGGATGTGGTGATTGCCCTGAAGGCAAACGCCCGCCGCGAGCCCACGCGCATGAAGGAAGTGTCGGCACGGGGGCTACCGGTGTACGTGGTGAAGAGCAACACCTACGCGCAGATTGCCGGTAGCGTTCAGGACATCTTCGCGATGCGCCCGCCGGAGGGCTGGGAAGATTCGGAACCTGCGCTCGACCCGACGGAAGCTGCGCTGATGGAGACGGAAGCCGCCATTCAGGAGGTGCTGCGCACCTCGATGCCGGTAGACCTCTCTCCGCAAAACAGCTACATTCGTCGCCTGCAGCACCAGCTGGTCGAGAAGTACCGGCTGGTGTCGGAGAGCGTGGGAGTCGAGCCGAACCGTCGCGTGCGCATCTCACCGCCGTAA
- the tmk gene encoding dTMP kinase: protein MDALFITFEGVEGAGKTTLARWLSERLRQEGIPNWLTYEPWEPRLREVLLEHGDLRREEELLLFLADRAIHTRHIRMALAEGKTVICDRYADSTLVYQGYARGLDVEWVRQMNGFATGGLQPVRTYLLDLPVQVGLQRQRERNRIGAEEIAFHEQVRVGFLAEAQREPQRYLVLDAMRPLADLQNLIWADISALRSSGVSVHPQNEARVGASSGKSAD from the coding sequence ATGGACGCGCTGTTTATCACCTTCGAAGGTGTTGAGGGAGCGGGCAAGACCACCCTTGCCCGCTGGCTTTCTGAACGTCTCCGGCAAGAAGGTATTCCCAACTGGTTGACATATGAACCTTGGGAACCACGCCTGCGCGAGGTGTTGCTGGAGCACGGCGACCTGCGACGCGAGGAGGAACTGCTGCTTTTTCTCGCCGACCGCGCCATCCATACCCGACATATCCGCATGGCTCTCGCCGAGGGGAAAACGGTTATCTGTGACCGCTATGCTGACTCCACGCTGGTCTATCAGGGCTACGCGCGCGGGCTGGACGTCGAGTGGGTGAGGCAGATGAATGGGTTCGCTACCGGTGGGTTGCAGCCGGTGCGGACGTACCTGCTGGATCTGCCGGTGCAGGTGGGGCTGCAGCGGCAGCGCGAGCGCAACCGCATTGGGGCGGAGGAGATAGCCTTCCATGAGCAGGTGCGCGTGGGATTTCTGGCGGAAGCGCAGCGAGAGCCACAGCGCTATCTGGTGCTGGACGCCATGCGACCGCTGGCGGATTTGCAGAACCTGATCTGGGCGGACATAAGTGCTCTGCGGAGTTCTGGCGTATCTGTTCATCCTCAGAACGAGGCTCGTGTCGGGGCATCCTCTGGTAAGAGCGCTGATTGA